NNNNNNNNNNNNNNNNNNNNNNNNNNNNNNNNNNNNNNNNNNNNNNNNNNNNNNNNNNNNNNNNNNNNNNNNNNNNNNNNNNNNNNNNNNNNNNNNNNNNNNNNNNNNNNNNNNNNNNNNNNNNNNNNNNNNNNNNNNNNNNNNNNNNNNNNNNNNNNNNNNNNNNNNNNNNNNNNNNNNNNNNNNNNNNNNNNNNNNNNNNNNNNNNNNNNNNNNNNNNNNNNNNNNNNNNNNNNNNNNNNNNNNNNNNNNNNNNNNNNNNNNNNNNNNNNNNNNNNNNNNNNNNNNNNNNNNNNNNNNNNNNNNNNNNNNNNNNNNNNNNNNNNNNNNNNNNNNNNNNNNNNNNNNNNNNNNNNNNNNNNNNNNNNNNNNNNNNNNNNNNNNNNNNNNNNNNNNNNNNNNNNNNNNNNNNNNNNNNNNNNNNNNNNNNNNNNNNNNNNNNNNNNNNNNNNNNNNNNNNNNNNNNNNNNNNNNNNNNNNNNNNNNNNNNNNNNNNNNNNNNNNNNNNNNNNNNNNNNNNNNNNNNNNNNNNNNNNNNNNNNNNNNNNNNNNNNNNNNNNNNNNNNNNNNNNNNNNNNNNNNNNNNNNNNNNNNNNNNNNNNNNNNNNNNNNNNNNNNNNNNNNNNNNNNNNNNNNNNNNNNNNNNNNNNNNNNNNNNNNNNNNNNNNNNNNNNNNNNNNNNNNNNNNNNNNNNNNNNNNNNNNNNNNNNNNNNNNNNNNNNNNNNNNNNNNNNNNNNNNNNNNNNNNNNNNNNNNNNNNNNNNNNNNNNNNNNNNNNNNNNNNNNNNNNNNNNNNNNNNNNNNNNNNNNNNNNNNNNNNNNNNNNNNNNNNNNNNNNNNNNNNNNNNNNNNNNNNNNNNNNNNNNNNNNNNNNNNNNNNNNNNNNNNNNNNNNNNNNNNNNNNNNNNNNNNNNNNNNNNNNNNNNNNNNNNNNNNNNNNNNNNNNNNNNNNNNNNNNNNNNNNNNNNNNNNNNNNNNNNNNNNNNNNNNNNNNNNNNNNNNNNNNNNNNNNNNNNNNNNNNNNNNNNNNNNNNNNNNNNNNNNNNNNNNNNNNNNNNNNNNNNNNNNNATTCCTAGATTGTTGATAACACCATCAGATACTCGACTGCCTTTTAAGATGCACAGGAGGCAATTGCCATTGGCAGTGGCGTTTGCTACTACAATAAACAAAAGCCAAGGGCAATCCCTATCCGAAGTTGGTATCTTTCTACCAAGACCTGTTTTTTCACACGGACAACTCTACGTGGCTGTGTCTAGGGTGACTTCTAAAAAAGGTTTGAAGATTCTAGCTGTTGACAAAGATGGTAAACCTCAAAAGAAAACTACAAATGTTGTATTCAAATAGATTTTTGCTAATCTGGAAGAATATGTTTGACatggtaaatatttttatttacttataatctTTCTATTTTGAGCTAAACATACACagataagttatttttttacttatttttgccAATGCAGGTTTAAGATGCAGGTTTAAGATGTCTACAAACAAGACAGACGTAGTTTCCGTATTTGCTATTCATTGTCAAAACTAAGccctttttcttcttattgTCTGTTTTTTTAGCTCAAAGAATGAGTTTTATTTGTACTATTATTTTAAACGTTGTTATTCTTATTAAGTAAATTGGTCATAACACAGTCATCCAAACAACATGCAATTTATCAAGCGGTGAGATCaagttaaaagaaaacaaataactaTAACTGTTGACAAATCACAAGAACAATACTATATGTCCTACGTTAATTTAATCTTATGATCATTCTATAACTCAATGTGTCTAATAGATTAACTTCAGCAACAATTTACTAACCTTTTGGTTTTTGACCCGCTCTGTTGTCAGCTTCATTGTGCACTTTGAgaataaaaaaactgaattcTATTACCTGCATACGATATATTATGttcaagtaaataaaaaaatctcaatgaagacgtttattttactaatatcaATCATCTTATTATCTTTACAAGTTTCTATAAAACATTCAAGCAATCTATACAATCTCTAAGTACTTTACAACTCACATGTATTTTGagtatgaataataaagaacttatctttttttctttcatgtcGATTTCCCCTTTGGTGTTTACGGATCTGCTCTTCTCTCGATCTCGATCACAATTAAAACTCAACTCTTATCACGAAACATCACCACAGCCGCATCCGACGTTTCTTCAATTGATGTATTGAATGTTCACTTTTGCTTCGTCTATGTCTCGATTTCGTACTCAAACAAGAAAACTATAAACATGAGACACAAAAGGCAATTCGTTAATCTCAAACAGAGTATAACGAATTGATCTTTAAAAAACGTATACAGAGAAATTGGTACCTTGATACTGTCGATTAATCCATACATTACATCTTCTAATTCAAAATCCCATGGAAACCGTCTGAGATTCTCCAGTTGAACTCGCCGAATATCTCCCTCTGTTTGGCTTCTCTTTCGAtgtgatagtttttttttgggtcgtCTAACTGGTTTTTTTCCTGCGTAAAGTTGTTAGATATCTAATTGGGCTTTTGTTATTAAACTTTTTCTCTTAAATGTTTATCATCAGCaatttaaaaacacatttaataataatatatattgatttaactatatattatcttagtTAGGTtctaaatatgtacatattttttaaaaaaaattggacttCGATTTTACTGATATACATAAATTTTGTCAAACTATATTTGATCTATAACTAAATAATGTTAATAACCAAATATGTACTTatgcatttataaatattaaaacataatattttacctCATGCAAGTGAATGAgtataaaaatttatcaaatatttttttattgactataaaattaacaaaccaCCACAGACAAACTATATGATTAACAAAAATCTGTTTCAATCATTTAGATATAAATAACTAATGTAATTCatcatttacttttttttatatcaccatataatataagatatttaataTCACAATTACATAATCTATAATAAATACAATAACAATTCAAACCGAAAACGAACACCTGCGCGGACGCGCGGATCAAGGTCTAGTATTTCTTCTTTGCTAAATCATAGTTGTGAACGATGatgtaaattataataaaagaaaaatgattattataaaaaaacagtTGTAACCTAAACATACTCAAGTCCATTATTTTTTCTAGGAATCGAACTGATAATCGTCTCTTACATTTCTCTTCTTCGGtagtcctcttcttcttcttcttggtccTCTCTGACTCGCTCTCAGAATCCTCATCCTCCGACTCAGACTCATCCTCTGCATCTGGTGGCTCATATCCTTGGTCTGACTCCTCAGGTTCTGAATCGCTTCTTTCCAAGTTCAAAAACTCCCAACCTCCATCGTCTATAAAGCCCTGAGGATCATCCGTGATTCTCTTGAGGATCGGTCTCCACATGAGATTCGCTTTGCTCTCGTAGTACTTAATATCGATAGCGTCAAGCCACTTCTTTATCCCTTCTAGATAACTTGTGTCGATTGCGTTGATCTTGAGGACATCTTTCTTGAAGTCCTTGAAGACTATGGCCATGTCAAAGTACTTCTGCCCAAACACGACTCTCTCGAGATTCACAATCTCAACCTCACTCAGACTAACCACCAAAACCGGGGTTTCGGTGAGCATAACCAAACAGCTTGATGTCGGGACGATGAAAACACGTGCCTTGTCCGTGACGCCAGAGAAACCAAGCTCTCTCAACGGTTGTTCAAACTCAAGAGCACTGACACGTGTTGCGAAATGATTGAAATCCACGTTGATCTTGTTTTTCCTATCGCGCTCCCTCTGCTCTTCAAGAATCTCGCCTGGGTCATAGGCCGATGGTGATGATCTCCTTCCACCACCGCCTAGAGACTGCACAGCATCCATCACCTCCACGTAAAACTGGACGTCCTTTGTCTTCTTGTTTCCCAGCATGATGTGGTTGTGCAAGTGGAAATGCAGTGTGGTGAGCATCTCCTTCTCAGCCGGCTGGAGAAACGCATGTTTTACGTTTGCAAACAGGACATCTACCCTCTCATTAGGCCTAGTCGTTGAGTATCTGAAACCATTGGCGTGAGCTTCGAGTGCCCCAGGAACCCTCTTCCGACCACTAAACTGCGGGCGGATCCACAGACCAGACAGCCTGAGGGGTCTGAACTTGTTTCCTGCAAGCTGAAGCTTCTCCTGGTTCACCAGCGTCCCCCTTTCAATTCTTTCGGACTCTCGGGCATTGACTTGCCGTCTAAGGGTCTTAATCGCCTGAACCACTTCACTGCTACGCTTTGAATCCTTGCACCGGAACGTAACCTCTTTGAGGTATATAGCACCCTGGTTCTTCAGAGTTATGACACTGAAAATTATACGGATGTAGTTGTTCCGGGTGCTATCCTGCTGGTTCGACACATGGAATGGAACCATGCTACCATAGATGGGTAACAATACAGCCTCCTTCTTCTGATCAACctggatcatcatcatcaaatcaCGAGGTTGAGGCACATCGTTAACGTTCTTGTAGGCAACCGAATCAGTTGAAGTCTTTGCAGTAGAACCGGAGCTGCCGTCACCAGCAAGCCTTCTGACAGTTTCTTCATTCTTCCGGCGTGCAAGCTCTGCCTGGTGCTGATTCCGCATCCGCAGCTCATCTTTCGAGACCacatgattattattattattattattattatatgatctAAGAGATGTCTTGTTGATGAAGTAGCTCTCAGGACCGCTGGTCCTCCTTGCCTTCTTCCTGCAGGGCTTCTCTTCTTTGTCGTAACTCACATCTGTAACAAGTTTGGAGCACTTGCCCGTCAAAATCTCAGGATCCTCATCTTTAACAATAACAGTGTCGGCCAGAAAAAGCGagaatttcttcttcttgctctcaCATTCCATGTTCTGGAAACCAAGTGACACATTAAACGCCATCTGTGATCTCAACACTTTATCATTCCTTGCATTGATGTTTAATCCAGACTCTCGGAACTCAAGACCGATACCAGTCCCAGCAGATTTAGTCAGCTTGTCAACCAACTCAGGGGCTTCCTTTTCGACCACTGAAAGTGCAGCTTGATAGACACTGCTTAACTTTCTTCCTCGCCTCATAGCATTAATAGCAGCCTCATGTGCCTTGAGAAGAACTTCATAAGCCTTGCTCTGGAGATTAGTTGCATCTATTAGGTATGTCCTGGCCACGTTAGAGCAATAACTATTGTACCGAGCACCAACAGCACATATAATGATGCTCCCTAGATCGTAAGCGAGCAGATCATCATTGCTTACAGCACTAGGCTTGAGATCAAACTTGCCTCCACTTTGAAATATTGGAGGGTAGCATATGTCAACACACTCTGGCTTCAGCTTCACACCGGCTTTCGTCGGATCAAGTATCGCTTTCTCCGTGAGACGCATCAGCAGAGAGTGGGTGACATCTCTCTCCTCATCAATGACCTTCTCAAGTTTTGTAACAACAACGTTTTTCATCACGCTGGAGGCAAGATACGCTGCTTTCTTCACATTAATAATCTCTGTTCCGTCTTTAGCAGCAAAGAGATCAGACAACCCCGCAGTGATATCAACAAACTGGAACTGGAACTTAGCATTCGTTAGCCTTTCAGTCCACTTCTCGAGAAGCTTACCTTCAGGAGCTTCACGAGCAATGTGTCCCACAACTTGGGACTCCTTTCCATCACGGATGGCACGGAGTACAGCATCCATCGGCCCATTTCCATCATCACCTTTAGCCTTTGCATGCATGACAACATCGATCCCCAACTCATCATGTGCAGGTTGTTTCACAACTTCAAGCAGAGTTGCTATTTTCTTGCTACACAAGAAATGGATCTGCTTTGAGCTGAAGACCATTATAGTGTCAGAAAACTCATACCCAAGAAGCCAAATATGCAAAGCAGAGGACTTCAGGTAGCGAAGATCATTAGTAGCAGGATGTGTAGCTACGGCAAGAGCGTCCGCAGATCCCCATATGTCTGCAATGTGCTCATTCCAGTGTGCATACAAGGCTCTTGTACGTGAGATGAACTTCATGACATCAATGACGTAGGTATCACCGTTCCTTGAGTCTGCCATCTTTAAGATTCCAGCAGCAACTTATctgaggaaaaaataaaattttatctgaGAAAAGAAGTGCAAAGTTTATCATAAACTAGATAGATATATTACACAGGCCGCCGAAAGTTTTCATTAATcagggagaaaacaaaaaaaaaagcttgcaTTCATTGATTTGATCacaaattgaaaagaaacaacaaatcGACTCAACACAATCTCATGAAGTGTCAAGAAAAAATACAGCAGTCTCCAAAAGGAGAATGAAGGCAtcagattttagggtttcatagATTGAAACTAGGCTTAATTTTAAACTTGGTGAACGCCActgtgacaccccgatttacataataaaatgttacgataagtaaatagctctgataccaaaatgtgacacccgccactttcaaaataaaataaattgataaaagcgaaaataaaataataatacaacatataatataatagtcgATACGGTAACAAAAGGCCTAAAAGCCCAACATCGATAACAtccgaaatataaaatacgataTAAACCAAAAGTNNNNNNNNNNNNNNNNNNNNNNNNNNNNNNNNNNNNNNNNNNNNNNNNNNNNNNNNNNNNNNNNNNNNNNNNNNNNNNNNNNNNNNNNNNNNNNNNNNNNNNNNNNNNNNNNNNNNNNNNNNNNNNNNNNNNNNNNNNNNNNNNNNNNNNNNNNNNNNNNNNNNNNNNNNNNNNNNNNNNNNNNNNNNNNNNNNNNNNNNNNNNNNNNNNNNNNNNNNNNNNNNNNNNNNNNNNNNNNNNNNNNNNNNNNNNNNNNNNNNNNNNNNNNNNNNNNNNNNNNNNNNNNNNNNNNNNNNNNNNNNNNNNNNNNNNNNNNNNNNNNNNNNNNNNNNNNNNNNNNNNNNNNNNNNNNNNNNNNNNNNNNNNNNNNNNNNNNNNNNNNNNNNNNNNNNNNNNNNNNNNNNNNNNNNNNNNNNNNNNNNNNNNNNNNNNNNNNNNNNNNNNNNNNNNNNNNNNNNNNNNNNNNNNNNNNNNNNNNNNNNNNNNNNNNNNNNNNNNNNNNNNNNNNNNNNNNNNNNNNNNNNNNNNNNNNNNNNNNNNNNNNNNNNNNNNNNNNNNNNNNNNNNNNNNNNNNNNNNNNNNNNNNNNNNNNNNNNNNNNNNNNNNNNNNNNNNNNNNNNNNNNNNNNNNNNNNNNNNNNNNNNNNNNNNNNNNNNNNNNNNNNNNNNNNNNNNNNNNNNNNNNNNNNNNNNNNNNNNNNNNNNNNNNNNNNNNNNNNNNNNNNNNNNNNNNNNNNNNNNNNNNNNNNNNNNNNNNNNNNNNNNNNNNNNNNNNNNNNNNNNNNNNNNNNNNNNNNNNNNNNNNNNNNNNNNNNNNNNNNNNNNNNNNNNNNNNNNNNNNNNNNNNNNNNNNNNNNNNNNNNNNNNNNNNNNNNNNNNNNNNNNNNNNNNNNNNNNNNNNNNNNNNNNNNNNNNNNNNNNNNNNNNNNNNNNNNNNNNNNNNNNNNNNNNNNNNNNNNNNNNNNNNNNNNNNNNNNNNNNNNNNNNNNNNNNNNNNNNNNNNNNNNNNNNNNNNNNNNNNNNNNNNNNNNNNNNNNNNNNNNNNNNNNNNNNNNNNNNNNNNNNNNNNNNNNNNNNNNNNNNNNNNNNNNNNNNNNNNNNNNNNNNNNNNNNNNNNNNNNNNNNNNNNNNNNNNNNNNNNNNNNNNNNNNNNNNNNNNNNNNNNNNNNNNNNNNNNNNNNNNNNNNNNNNNNNNNNNNNNNNNNNNNNNNNNNNNNNNNNNNNNNNNNNNNNNNNNNNNNNNNNNNNNNNNNNNNNNNNNNNNNNNNNNNNNNNNNNNNNNNNNNNNNNNNNNNNNNNNNNNNNNNNNNNNNNNNNNNNNNNNNNNNNNNNNNNNNNNNNNNNNNNNNNNNNNNNNNNNNNNNNNNNNNNNNNNNNNNNNNNNNNNNNNNNNNNNNNNNNNNNNNNNNNN
The Brassica oleracea var. oleracea cultivar TO1000 unplaced genomic scaffold, BOL UnpScaffold01186, whole genome shotgun sequence DNA segment above includes these coding regions:
- the LOC106321048 gene encoding FACT complex subunit SPT16-like — translated: MADSRNGDTYVIDVMKFISRTRALYAHWNEHIADIWGSADALAVATHPATNDLRYLKSSALHIWLLGYEFSDTIMVFSSKQIHFLCSKKIATLLEVVKQPAHDELGIDVVMHAKAKGDDGNGPMDAVLRAIRDGKESQVVGHIAREAPEGKLLEKWTERLTNAKFQFQFVDITAGLSDLFAAKDGTEIINVKKAAYLASSVMKNVVVTKLEKVIDEERDVTHSLLMRLTEKAILDPTKAGVKLKPECVDICYPPIFQSGGKFDLKPSAVSNDDLLAYDLGSIIICAVGARYNSYCSNVARTYLIDATNLQSKAYEVLLKAHEAAINAMRRGRKLSSVYQAALSVVEKEAPELVDKLTKSAGTGIGLEFRESGLNINARNDKVLRSQMAFNVSLGFQNMECESKKKKFSLFLADTVIVKDEDPEILTGKCSKLVTDVSYDKEEKPCRKKARRTSGPESYFINKTSLRSYNNNNNNNNHVVSKDELRMRNQHQAELARRKNEETVRRLAGDGSSGSTAKTSTDSVAYKNVNDVPQPRDLMMMIQVDQKKEAVLLPIYGSMVPFHVSNQQDSTRNNYIRIIFSVITLKNQGAIYLKEVTFRCKDSKRSSEVVQAIKTLRRQVNARESERIERGTLVNQEKLQLAGNKFRPLRLSGLWIRPQFSGRKRVPGALEAHANGFRYSTTRPNERVDVLFANVKHAFLQPAEKEMLTTLHFHLHNHIMLGNKKTKDVQFYVEVMDAVQSLGGGGRRSSPSAYDPGEILEEQRERDRKNKINVDFNHFATRVSALEFEQPLRELGFSGVTDKARVFIVPTSSCLVMLTETPVLVVSLSEVEIVNLERVVFGQKYFDMAIVFKDFKKDVLKINAIDTSYLEGIKKWLDAIDIKYYESKANLMWRPILKRITDDPQGFIDDGGWEFLNLERSDSEPEESDQGYEPPDAEDESESEDEDSESESERTKKKKKRTTEEEKCKRRLSIM